ATTGAAAATTTTCACAGCACATGTGGACAAATGGGCAAAGGACGGGATTATCCTTATTGGTGACTCTGCACATACCCTTTCGCCGATCTTAGGGCAGGGTGTTAATATCGCTATGCAAGACGCTTTTGAACTTCTCCCGTATGTAGTTGATGGGCTGTCAACTTATCAAAACAACCCTATTCCAGCTTCACATTTTGATGAATTTGTTAGCAAGCGAAAACAACAAATATCATTTGTCTCTGGTTTCCAAGCCCGACAGGAACAAAGCCTGGCCGCATCTTCACCTATGGAATGCGCAATTCGAAAGTGGAAAATGAGAATGCTTGATCGAATGCCTTTTAAATATACAGTGATGAAAAAACTTCAATATGGAATCGTTGCAAATAATAAAGCGGAGGTTTAATATATGAGAACATTTTTATCTGCAGGAGTCTTATTAGTCACTTGGTCTTTTCTATTAAAGGATAAACGGCGTAAGTACATTCCTATGAAGCCAAGAGAGGTTAAATGATTGAGACAGTTGATGTTCATAAACTTCCAATTGTAACACTAGAACCCAGTATTGAAGAATATGAATCCTATCTTTCTTTAGATGAGCATATACGAGCGAATCGCTTTATACGAAAAAGTGACAAAAGAAAATTTATTTTAATACGTGGGCATTTACGTTGGCTTTTATCTCGAAAGACAAAGGAAAAACCTGCTGACCTCAAGTTTTCCTATGGCTTAAAAGGAAAGCCTGAGCTTGCGTCAAACCAATGTTACTTTAATGTTTCTCATTCTAAGCAAACTGTTCTAATTTCTATAAGTCAATTTACCCCCATAGGAGTTGACATTGAAGATCATCGAACAGTTCGTGGGATTGGTCACCCATTATTTTTCCATCAAGATGAACGAGTACACCTTGAACAGTTAAGACCAAGAGAAAAATCTTTGAAAACATTATGGTTGTGGACGAGAAAAGAATCGCTGTGTAAAGCAACAGGAGAAGGACTTACACCCCATTTGAGCGATATATCCTTGCTTCACGATAAAATTGAGTATAAAGATCAATTTTACCAGTTCTTTTCTACTAGCACAGATCGAGATGTTCATACGCTGTGTATTAGAATGAGCTGATGTGAGCACAAAAAATCTAACTGCTCATATTGCAGTTAGACTTTTTATTAGACTGCTAGTTTCGGTTATAGCTTGATGGAATGGAAGTCCAAGTGGCTTTTTTTACATTCATTCAGGTGTGGAAAGAATTTTTACATGTTGATTTGACTTAGTGTTTTCACCAAGTCCATTGTCGAGTATTTAACATTACGGAAAATTCCTGTAATAGAAATCTTAAGGCTCATTAAAGCTCTAGATCCTTTATATCGTTAAAAGACATTCACTATGTAGGAGGTTATGTATTGAGTAAACGACTATTGCATATTGAAGGAGTGATTGTATTAATAATATCGCTCTATTTCTATGCCCAAGTAGGATTTAGTTGGTGGGTATTCTTCTTTTTTTTATTAATACCAGATTTATCAATGCTTGGTTATCTAGTAAATAGTAAAGCCGGGTCAATCACGTACAATATTTTTCACTCATATATTTTACCGGGGCTATTCGTCATGGGAGGCATGATTTTAGATTACAATATGATGTTTGCATCTGGTCTTGTTTGGGTGGCGCATATTGGGATGGATCGAAGTATAGGATTTGGATTAAAGTACTCAAGCAATACCAAAGTCACTCATCTACAGAAAGTATAGTATATTCATAATTGGAGAGGCACTGAATGGAGAATTTAAATTAAGTGTTTACGTATTCCCATAATAAAAAAGGACGTAAGGGCAGACGTCCTTTTGACTATATAACATCCTCTTAACTGCTTTCCCCTTGTAATACTTTATGTAATTCATTTTCAAAGGGTCTCTTTTTTGGGAATGTGCCCTATACATAGCTATGTATATACATAAAACCCCAAACTTAACTTCATGGGGTTTATTTTATATAAATTTAAAACCAAGTTGGAAGAAAAAAATAGTGAAAACCGACTTAACTACATAACAAACAGCTACATTTTATATTTTGATCCCTGGATCGTTCTAGTTGTAGGAATAATTATCGAACGATCGCCAACTTCATTTTGCTTAATAATATTAAGCAAATGTTTAGTAGCGACTTCACCTAACATATTGGTTGGGTTTTCTATTTGAATAATCGATGGAAATAAGAAGGATGTGATATCTGTATTACTATAACCTCCTATTAATATATCCGCTGGAGTAGAAATCCCATGTTCATCCAAAATTTTGTATAAGCTCAGTAATTTTAAATCATCTGTGGCAAAAATAGCTGTCGGCAAGGATTTTTCCGCAAATAGCCTCTGAGTACTCTGATAAGCTTCATTCATCGTAAAGCCACAATTAATCATGTGATTTTTTCGAATTGGAATCTTATTATCCTTTAGACATTCCTTATAGCCTTCTAGTCGATCAATGGAGACATGGTATTCTTGAGGGGAATACAAACATGCAATATCTTTATGACCTAGATCAATCATATATTGGACAAGGTTGTAACTGTCTTGAAAGTTATTAGTATCGACTGAGTATATGTTTTCATAATCACCATCGACTTTTCCAATGACCATTGTGGGTATGTTGAATTTGTCTACCTCATTAAAGAATTCCTCATCAGAAGGAGAGCTTAACATAATAATCCCTTTCACAATATTTGAAGCGGTCTTTGCTATGCACCGTTTTATTTCTTCTAAGTTATTTTGAGATGTTTGCAAAATCACATCATAATTTTCCTCTTCAGAAAACCTTGATATGACATGTAAGATCTCCGAAAAGAAAGGGTTGTTTTTCGTTGTGGTAGTCGATCTTGAGACCACCAGAATAGCATCAAAACCAGAAGACAGGCCACGAGCAATCTTACTTGGTTGGTAATTCAATTCTTCAATTGCTTTTAATACTTTCATTTTGCTTTTGTGAGAAATATGAGGGTTATTATTTAAAACTCTAGATACAGTAGACTTTGATACATTAGCAGCCTTAGCTATATCATAGATAGTTGGCTTCATTTTATAGCACCTCTTTCATTTGGGAGCGGTTCCATTACATGGTACCAAATTCATTCAACACTGTCATCTATAACATGTTTTTCTTGTAAATATTTTAAAATAAATACCTTAGAAAATCTACGATCTAATTTATTTTTTTTGTGTTTTATTGCGGTTTAAAAGAGTTTTTCGAAAATTTTAAGTTGACAGTAAAAGAAAATATGTATTATCATTCTCTACAAGTGGTAGCGCTATCATTTGTTTTTTTTGTTTTGGGAGCGCTCCCTAAAGTGTTGAAATTCATTATGTAGCTATTCGGTATGGGGGACCTCGCTTTTGTAGAGGATCACAAAAAATTCAGGAGGATGAAAAATGAAACTTAAAATTTTAGGAATGGGTGCTTTTCTTTTCCTTTGTGTAGCTTTAATTGGCTGCTCAAATGAAACTGGTCAAACGAAGGATGGAGAAGTAACCATTGAGTTTATGCATACCTCTGTGGAACAGGAACGCTTAGAAGTGATTGATGGATTGATTCAAAAATTTGAGGAAAAGAATCCAGACATTAATGTGGATCCAGTGGTGGTTGAGGAAAGCAGTTTAACAACGAAAATCATTACATTGGCTCAATCAGGTGAACTGCCAGAAGTAATTGAAGTTGGAGAAGCATACGCGAAAGTAATGGATAAAGATTCTCTTATCGACACAGACGCGGTTAAGAATATTATCGAAGATGTTGGGACGGACGAATATTATGATGGAGCTCTAAAGCTTGTTCGTACAGAGGATGGCAAGAGCTATAGAGGTGTTCCTATCAGTGGATGGGTACAAGGAATTTGGTATAACAAAGAAATGTTAGCTTCCAAAGGATTTGAAGAACCTACCAATTGGGATGAGTTGCTAGAAATAGCAAAAGCATTCACTGATGCAGAAAATCAAAAATATGGGATTGCTTTACCAACAGTAGAAAGTACTTTCTCGGAACAAGCTTTTTCCCAGTTTGCTCTCTCAAATAACGCAAACATTTTAAATGCTGATGGTGAGTTGTCTTTAAACACTCCAGAAATGAAAGAATCCCTTGAGTATTATCAAGAGTTGTCTCAATATACGATGCCAGGATCAAATGATGTAACAGAAGTTAGAGATGCATTTATGAATGGTACAGCACCGATGGCCATTTATTCTTCTTATCTTTTACCTGCTGTTTATGAACAAGGAAATCCTAGTAACCTCGGATATGCTATTCCGAAGAAAGAACAAGAGGCCGTTTATGGAACGGTTAGCTCTTTAACAATTTCATCAGGCTTAGAAGAACAGCAAAAAGAAGCGGCGAAAACATTTGTGAAGTTCCTTTCTAAAGTGGAAAATGCAACGGAGTGGATTTTAATGGCTCCGGGTGGAGCACAGCCAGTACATAAAGGGGTTGTTGCTAATGAAACCTATCAATCGAATGAAGTGATTAAAGCCTATGGCGATTTGTCTACGGAAATAGCAGAATCGTTTAATGAAATACAAGTGTTTGGTTTAATCGATAATAAGAACTTCGTGAAGATGGGCGACATTACAAGTTCTAATGCGCTTCCTATTATGGTGAACCAGGTTACTGTTGGAGGTGCTAGTGTCAAAGAGTCGGTTGAAGCAGCAAATGAACAGATAGAAAAGGTAGTCGATTAAGTTTTCCATTTAAAGTTCCTGGCTGCAGGGTAATTATGATTATTCTGTAGCCTTCTTTTATATTTTTGGTTGGGAAGGTGGTAAATCGCTATGTTTAAAGGCAAACGTGAAACATCAGATGGAAAATTCGCATTAATGTTATTGTTTCCAAGTATATTTCTAATCGTGATGTTAATTGGCTATCCGATGCTTTCTAATTTTTATATTAGTTTTTTTGAGCAGCCGATTAATCCTAATTTAGCTGCAAAATTTATCGGGTTTGAGAACTACATAGAAACACTAAGAGATATTGAGTTCTATAAGTCTTTAGGGATTACATTACTTTATACTCTTCTAGTAGTTATTGGAAGTACTCTCCTAGGACTCTATGTGGCTATTTTATTTAATCGTCCATTTCGGTTTAGAAAAATTGCTCGTTCTCTTATTATATTGTCTTACGTTACGCCATCCATTTCATTGGTTTTCGCTTGGAAGTATATGTTTAATAATGGATATGGTGTGATCAACTACATAGGAAGAGATATTCTCCATTTATTTGAACGCCCCCCTCTTTGGTTTGATGATCCGACAAGTAGCTTTATTCTCGTTGTATTGTTTGCCATCTGGCGATATTTCCCTTATGCATTTATTGCATTTTTAGCGATTCTTCAAACTATCTCCCCCGTATTATACGAAGCGGCAGAAATGGATGGGGCGAATATATGGCAGAAATTCAAAGCCGTTACCCTACCTGCGATAATGCCGGTAATGTTAACGATCATTACACTCAGAACCATCTGGATGTTCTATATGTTTGAAGATGTCTATCTATTAACAAACAAAGTCAATGTACTAGGTATCTATTTATACGAAACGGCCTTTGCATTTAATGATTTAGGTAAGGCATCAGCAATCTCTGTTCTACTATTCTTAATCATTTGTACGCTGATCATCTTAATTAGGAAAAGGGTGAATCTAAATGCCAGCAGTTAGTACTAGATCGACCAAAATAGCTAAAAAGTCTTCATTTTATTTAGGGATGATCCTTTTATTATGTTTTTGCTTGTTTCCCTTTTTCATTATGCTTATGACGGCTTTTAAAAGTTCTGAAGAAGCTATTTCGACAAACCCGACTTTTCTTCCGAAGGAGTGGACAATCCAGCATTTCCTGGACATTTTTAACCCAGGAATATTCCCTTATCTAACGTATCTCGAAAATAGTTTTATCGTTTCCATGACCGCATCAGTCATCTCTGTAGGGATCGCTATATTTGGTGCTTATGCACTCTCAAGACTGAATTTTAAAGGTCGTATAACTATTAATGCAAGCTTTTACACCGTGTATATGTTTTCAGGAATTCTTTTAGTTGTCCCTTTGTTTAAAATTATTTCAGGGTTAGGGTTATACGATACGAAAACATCTTTAATTATCGTAATGATTGTACAAACGCTTCCTACCGCCATTTTAATGCTGAATAGTTTCTTTGAAACCATACCGAAAGACTTGGAGGAAGCGGCAAAAATCGATGGTTTAAACAGAGTAAAAGTCATCTTCTATATCA
Above is a window of Pseudalkalibacillus hwajinpoensis DNA encoding:
- a CDS encoding 4'-phosphopantetheinyl transferase family protein → MIETVDVHKLPIVTLEPSIEEYESYLSLDEHIRANRFIRKSDKRKFILIRGHLRWLLSRKTKEKPADLKFSYGLKGKPELASNQCYFNVSHSKQTVLISISQFTPIGVDIEDHRTVRGIGHPLFFHQDERVHLEQLRPREKSLKTLWLWTRKESLCKATGEGLTPHLSDISLLHDKIEYKDQFYQFFSTSTDRDVHTLCIRMS
- a CDS encoding DUF4260 domain-containing protein — its product is MSKRLLHIEGVIVLIISLYFYAQVGFSWWVFFFFLLIPDLSMLGYLVNSKAGSITYNIFHSYILPGLFVMGGMILDYNMMFASGLVWVAHIGMDRSIGFGLKYSSNTKVTHLQKV
- a CDS encoding LacI family DNA-binding transcriptional regulator; the encoded protein is MKPTIYDIAKAANVSKSTVSRVLNNNPHISHKSKMKVLKAIEELNYQPSKIARGLSSGFDAILVVSRSTTTTKNNPFFSEILHVISRFSEEENYDVILQTSQNNLEEIKRCIAKTASNIVKGIIMLSSPSDEEFFNEVDKFNIPTMVIGKVDGDYENIYSVDTNNFQDSYNLVQYMIDLGHKDIACLYSPQEYHVSIDRLEGYKECLKDNKIPIRKNHMINCGFTMNEAYQSTQRLFAEKSLPTAIFATDDLKLLSLYKILDEHGISTPADILIGGYSNTDITSFLFPSIIQIENPTNMLGEVATKHLLNIIKQNEVGDRSIIIPTTRTIQGSKYKM
- a CDS encoding ABC transporter substrate-binding protein; amino-acid sequence: MKLKILGMGAFLFLCVALIGCSNETGQTKDGEVTIEFMHTSVEQERLEVIDGLIQKFEEKNPDINVDPVVVEESSLTTKIITLAQSGELPEVIEVGEAYAKVMDKDSLIDTDAVKNIIEDVGTDEYYDGALKLVRTEDGKSYRGVPISGWVQGIWYNKEMLASKGFEEPTNWDELLEIAKAFTDAENQKYGIALPTVESTFSEQAFSQFALSNNANILNADGELSLNTPEMKESLEYYQELSQYTMPGSNDVTEVRDAFMNGTAPMAIYSSYLLPAVYEQGNPSNLGYAIPKKEQEAVYGTVSSLTISSGLEEQQKEAAKTFVKFLSKVENATEWILMAPGGAQPVHKGVVANETYQSNEVIKAYGDLSTEIAESFNEIQVFGLIDNKNFVKMGDITSSNALPIMVNQVTVGGASVKESVEAANEQIEKVVD
- a CDS encoding carbohydrate ABC transporter permease; the protein is MFKGKRETSDGKFALMLLFPSIFLIVMLIGYPMLSNFYISFFEQPINPNLAAKFIGFENYIETLRDIEFYKSLGITLLYTLLVVIGSTLLGLYVAILFNRPFRFRKIARSLIILSYVTPSISLVFAWKYMFNNGYGVINYIGRDILHLFERPPLWFDDPTSSFILVVLFAIWRYFPYAFIAFLAILQTISPVLYEAAEMDGANIWQKFKAVTLPAIMPVMLTIITLRTIWMFYMFEDVYLLTNKVNVLGIYLYETAFAFNDLGKASAISVLLFLIICTLIILIRKRVNLNASS
- a CDS encoding carbohydrate ABC transporter permease, translated to MPAVSTRSTKIAKKSSFYLGMILLLCFCLFPFFIMLMTAFKSSEEAISTNPTFLPKEWTIQHFLDIFNPGIFPYLTYLENSFIVSMTASVISVGIAIFGAYALSRLNFKGRITINASFYTVYMFSGILLVVPLFKIISGLGLYDTKTSLIIVMIVQTLPTAILMLNSFFETIPKDLEEAAKIDGLNRVKVIFYIIIPLSFAGIVSVFVYCFMVAWNDFLFASIFFSGAENFTLPVGLYALFSTPDYVWGRMMAASIVTALPVVIMYAISESLIKGNVTDGGVKG